Proteins from a genomic interval of Xanthomonas sp. AM6:
- a CDS encoding pseudouridine synthase, which yields MSTRLNKHIAETGYCSRREADRLIAARRVTVNGMPGGVGSVVGEGDEVKVDGQPLRARAKQKSGRRHVYIALNKPVGVTCTTEREVKGNIVDFVGHEQRIFPIGRLDKESEGLILLTSNGDIVNEILRAENRHQKEYLVAVNKPVTDEFLRGMARGVRVHNETTLPCRTARIAKFGFRIVLEQGLNRQIRLMAAAFDYRVTQLRRVRIDNIKLGALKPGQWRNLTEQELRGLLPQRSEW from the coding sequence ATGTCCACGCGCCTGAACAAGCACATCGCCGAAACCGGCTACTGCTCGCGCCGCGAGGCCGACCGCCTGATCGCCGCGCGCCGGGTCACCGTCAACGGCATGCCCGGCGGGGTCGGTTCGGTGGTAGGCGAGGGCGACGAGGTCAAGGTCGACGGCCAGCCGCTGCGCGCCCGCGCCAAACAGAAGTCCGGCCGCCGCCACGTCTACATCGCGCTGAACAAGCCGGTCGGGGTGACCTGCACCACCGAGCGCGAGGTCAAGGGCAACATCGTCGATTTCGTCGGCCACGAGCAGCGCATCTTCCCGATCGGGCGCCTGGACAAGGAGTCCGAGGGGCTGATCCTGCTGACCAGCAACGGCGACATCGTCAACGAGATCCTGCGCGCGGAGAACCGCCACCAGAAGGAATACCTGGTGGCGGTGAACAAGCCGGTCACCGACGAGTTCCTGCGCGGCATGGCGCGCGGCGTGCGCGTGCACAACGAGACGACCTTGCCGTGCCGCACCGCGCGGATCGCCAAGTTCGGCTTCCGCATCGTGCTCGAGCAGGGCCTGAACCGGCAGATCCGGCTGATGGCGGCCGCATTCGACTACCGCGTCACCCAGCTGCGCCGGGTGCGCATCGACAACATCAAGCTCGGCGCGCTCAAGCCGGGGCAGTGGCGCAACCTCACCGAGCAGGAACTGCGCGGCCTGCTGCCGCAGCGCAGCGAGTGGTAG
- a CDS encoding sensor domain-containing diguanylate cyclase has protein sequence MIKPQLPSNEAERLAALRQLQILDTPAEAAFDDLTMVAATICATPQAALTLIDAQRQWFKAATGAARGEAPRAISFCAHAILDPDRILLVEDTLQDPRFHDNPMSIGTPPVRFYAGAPLLSQDGFALGTLCVFGDHPAHLSQEQQRALMALSRQASYLVQLHSVSRRLEKQLRERDWYEQQLAQYQASLESLNADLLEQSRTDPLTGLFNRRAFASALLVNVEAAQLDPTPLAVALLDLDYFKNINDLHGHDKGDAVLRALADMLRAQAPPGCLVARYGGEEFAVLMPGLDAQQAMHECETLRQETSLLRLGLPLTASFGVAAHLPGESAEQLLKRADLALYQAKRAGRDCVALAE, from the coding sequence GTGATCAAACCGCAATTGCCGTCCAACGAAGCCGAACGCCTGGCCGCGCTGCGCCAGCTGCAGATCCTGGACACGCCGGCCGAGGCCGCGTTCGACGACCTGACCATGGTCGCGGCCACGATCTGCGCCACGCCGCAGGCGGCGCTGACCCTGATCGACGCGCAGCGGCAGTGGTTCAAGGCGGCCACCGGCGCGGCGCGCGGGGAAGCGCCGCGCGCGATCTCGTTCTGCGCCCACGCCATCCTCGATCCGGACCGGATCCTGCTGGTCGAGGACACGCTGCAGGACCCGCGTTTCCACGACAATCCGATGAGCATCGGCACGCCGCCGGTGCGCTTCTACGCCGGCGCCCCGCTGCTCAGCCAGGACGGCTTCGCGCTGGGCACGCTGTGCGTGTTCGGCGACCACCCCGCGCACCTGAGCCAGGAGCAGCAGCGGGCGCTGATGGCGCTGTCGCGGCAGGCCTCGTACCTGGTGCAGCTGCATTCGGTCAGCCGCCGCCTGGAAAAGCAGCTGCGCGAACGCGACTGGTACGAGCAGCAGCTGGCCCAGTACCAGGCGTCGCTGGAATCGCTCAACGCCGATCTGCTCGAACAGTCGCGCACCGATCCGCTGACCGGCCTGTTCAACCGCCGCGCGTTCGCCAGCGCGCTGCTGGTCAACGTGGAGGCGGCACAGCTCGATCCCACGCCGCTGGCCGTGGCCTTGCTGGACCTGGACTACTTCAAGAACATCAACGACCTGCACGGCCACGACAAGGGCGATGCGGTGCTGCGGGCGCTGGCGGACATGTTGCGCGCGCAGGCGCCGCCGGGGTGCCTGGTGGCGCGCTACGGCGGCGAGGAGTTCGCGGTGCTGATGCCGGGACTGGACGCGCAGCAGGCCATGCACGAATGCGAGACCTTGCGCCAGGAAACCAGCCTGCTGCGGCTGGGTCTGCCGCTGACCGCCAGCTTCGGGGTGGCCGCGCATCTGCCGGGCGAGAGCGCCGAGCAATTGCTCAAGCGCGCCGACCTGGCGCTGTACCAGGCCAAGCGCGCCGGCCGCGACTGCGTCGCGCTGGCGGAGTGA
- a CDS encoding DMT family transporter — MPLHPTTKAQLQIHFCVLLWGITAILGKLITLPALPLVWWRMLMVVAALALLPRVWRGLAALTPKLVLGYAAVGALVGLHWLTFYGAIKLANASVAATCIALAPVFTAVIEPWVAKRPFRPSELVFGLAVLPGVALVVGGVPHGMRAGVAIGAVSALFVAAFGSLNKRLVDHADPLTVTALELGAGTLTLTLLAPLLPFVLPALSGPLLVLPSLHDTALLLALALLCTLLPFALALVALRRLSAYAVQLVTNLEPVYAIVFAIVLLDEQKQLTALFYLGVAVILGAVFLHPLLTRDKPLRHPELLATSEAKNALE, encoded by the coding sequence ATGCCCCTGCATCCCACCACCAAGGCCCAGCTGCAAATCCATTTCTGCGTGCTGCTGTGGGGCATCACCGCGATCCTCGGCAAGCTGATCACGCTGCCGGCCTTGCCGCTGGTGTGGTGGCGGATGCTGATGGTGGTGGCGGCGCTGGCGCTGTTGCCGCGGGTGTGGCGCGGCCTGGCCGCGCTGACCCCGAAACTGGTGCTCGGCTACGCCGCGGTCGGCGCGCTGGTCGGCCTGCACTGGCTGACGTTCTATGGCGCGATCAAGCTGGCCAACGCCTCGGTGGCGGCGACCTGCATCGCGCTGGCGCCGGTGTTCACCGCGGTGATCGAGCCGTGGGTGGCCAAGCGTCCGTTCCGCCCCAGCGAGCTGGTGTTCGGCCTGGCGGTGCTGCCGGGCGTGGCGCTGGTGGTCGGCGGCGTCCCCCACGGGATGCGCGCCGGCGTGGCGATCGGTGCGGTGTCGGCGCTGTTCGTCGCCGCGTTCGGCTCGCTCAACAAGCGCCTGGTCGACCATGCCGACCCGCTGACCGTGACCGCGCTGGAACTGGGCGCCGGCACCCTGACCCTGACCCTGCTGGCGCCGCTGCTGCCGTTCGTGCTGCCGGCGCTGAGCGGTCCGCTGCTGGTGCTGCCCAGCCTGCACGACACCGCGCTGCTGCTGGCCCTGGCGCTGCTGTGCACGCTGCTGCCGTTCGCCCTGGCGCTGGTCGCGCTGCGCCGCCTCAGCGCCTATGCGGTACAGCTGGTGACCAACCTGGAGCCGGTCTACGCGATCGTGTTCGCGATCGTGCTGCTGGACGAGCAGAAACAGCTCACCGCGCTGTTCTACCTGGGCGTGGCGGTGATCCTGGGCGCGGTGTTCCTGCATCCGCTGCTGACCCGCGACAAGCCGCTGCGGCACCCGGAACTGCTGGCCACCTCCGAGGCGAAGAACGCGCTGGAGTGA
- a CDS encoding DUF72 domain-containing protein produces the protein MTDLFDSAPAAPDGIRVGIGGWTYAPWRGGMFYPQGLVQRRELEYASRHVNSIEINGTYYGAQKPDTYARWRDETPPGFLFSAKAPKRITGMRRLAGAGAQVEDFIGGIVTLGEKLGPLVWQFEHGRTLDLDDLAVFLDLLPQQGGGRRLRHVLEVRDPASVGPRLLDLARTHGVATVFTDSPDYPSFADLGADFVYARLMRSRANLAHGYPPKELRAWAAHVQAWRRGEDPDTLPHAGTPAAPAKPREVFVYFISAAKERNPAAAMALLAELGKR, from the coding sequence ATGACCGATCTCTTCGACTCCGCTCCGGCCGCACCCGACGGCATCCGCGTCGGCATCGGCGGCTGGACCTATGCGCCATGGCGCGGCGGCATGTTCTATCCGCAGGGCCTGGTGCAGCGCCGCGAGCTGGAGTACGCCAGCCGCCACGTCAACAGCATCGAGATCAACGGCACCTACTACGGCGCGCAGAAGCCGGACACCTATGCGCGCTGGCGCGACGAGACGCCGCCCGGCTTCCTGTTCTCGGCCAAGGCGCCCAAGCGCATCACCGGCATGCGCCGGCTGGCCGGTGCCGGCGCGCAGGTCGAGGACTTCATCGGCGGCATCGTCACCCTCGGCGAAAAGCTCGGCCCGCTGGTGTGGCAGTTCGAACACGGCCGCACCCTCGACCTGGACGACCTGGCCGTGTTCCTGGACCTGCTGCCGCAGCAGGGCGGCGGCCGCCGGCTGCGGCACGTGCTGGAAGTGCGCGATCCGGCCAGCGTCGGGCCGCGCCTGCTGGACCTGGCCCGCACCCACGGCGTGGCCACGGTGTTCACCGATTCGCCCGACTACCCGTCCTTCGCCGATCTCGGCGCCGACTTCGTCTACGCGCGGCTGATGCGCAGCCGCGCCAACCTGGCGCATGGCTATCCGCCCAAGGAACTGCGCGCCTGGGCCGCGCACGTGCAGGCCTGGCGCCGCGGCGAGGACCCGGACACGCTGCCGCATGCCGGCACGCCCGCGGCCCCGGCCAAGCCGCGCGAGGTCTTCGTGTATTTCATCAGCGCCGCCAAGGAGCGCAACCCGGCCGCGGCGATGGCGCTGCTGGCCGAACTCGGCAAGCGCTGA
- a CDS encoding YciI family protein, whose translation MQFLLLIYIDESLLQALPGEEYDRLMHDCLQHADALQAEGTLVLAQQLQPVAAARTLRTRQGQARITDGPFAETRELLAGFNLINARDHDEALRIAAHFPWSRFGSIEVRPLADMDAERARVGAALAGTAAAG comes from the coding sequence ATGCAATTCCTGTTGCTGATCTATATCGACGAATCGCTGCTGCAGGCGCTGCCCGGCGAGGAATACGATCGCCTGATGCACGACTGCCTGCAGCATGCCGATGCGCTGCAGGCCGAAGGCACCCTGGTGCTGGCGCAGCAACTGCAGCCGGTGGCCGCGGCCCGCACCCTGCGCACACGCCAGGGCCAGGCGCGCATCACCGACGGCCCGTTCGCCGAGACCCGCGAACTGCTCGCCGGCTTCAACCTGATCAACGCCCGCGACCACGACGAGGCGCTGCGCATCGCCGCGCATTTCCCCTGGTCGCGCTTCGGCAGCATCGAGGTGCGGCCGCTGGCCGACATGGACGCCGAGCGCGCGCGGGTCGGCGCCGCCCTGGCGGGCACGGCGGCGGCCGGGTAG
- a CDS encoding YciI family protein translates to MKVMVLVKASADSESGRLPSEEEFRAMGAYNAQLIEAGIMLAAEGLHPSSRGRRVRFEQDRRQVIDGPFAETRELLAGFWLWQVRSLDEATEWLKRAPFDVGFEVELRQIMDMEDLGPTFTAELRQQEQRLRERIGSAD, encoded by the coding sequence ATGAAAGTGATGGTGTTGGTCAAGGCGTCAGCCGATTCCGAAAGCGGGCGCCTGCCCAGCGAGGAGGAGTTCCGCGCGATGGGCGCCTACAACGCGCAATTGATCGAGGCCGGGATCATGCTCGCCGCCGAGGGCCTGCATCCGAGTTCGCGCGGGCGCCGCGTGCGGTTCGAGCAGGACCGGCGGCAGGTGATCGATGGCCCATTCGCCGAAACGCGCGAACTGCTGGCCGGGTTCTGGCTGTGGCAGGTGCGCTCGCTGGACGAGGCCACCGAGTGGCTCAAGCGCGCCCCGTTCGACGTGGGCTTCGAGGTCGAACTGCGCCAGATCATGGACATGGAAGATCTCGGGCCGACCTTCACCGCCGAGCTGCGGCAACAGGAACAACGCCTGCGCGAGCGCATCGGCAGCGCCGACTGA
- a CDS encoding VOC family protein — MKLIPFLSFDGNTREAMAFYAQALGGSVVSEMRYRDMPPGDGMDGCGEMPPATLDQVAHSQLEAGGAVLMAADGPSPPGAGSTTINVEVDTVEEAERVFAALGDGGQVRMPIGETFWAHRWGMLVDRYGKPWMVNCMKQP, encoded by the coding sequence ATGAAACTGATTCCGTTCCTGAGCTTCGACGGCAACACCCGCGAGGCGATGGCGTTCTATGCCCAGGCCCTGGGCGGCAGCGTCGTGTCCGAGATGCGCTACCGCGACATGCCGCCCGGCGACGGCATGGACGGCTGCGGCGAGATGCCGCCGGCCACGCTCGACCAGGTCGCGCACAGCCAGCTCGAAGCCGGCGGCGCGGTGCTGATGGCCGCCGACGGCCCGTCGCCGCCTGGCGCTGGCAGCACCACCATCAACGTCGAGGTGGACACGGTGGAAGAGGCCGAACGGGTGTTCGCCGCGCTCGGCGACGGCGGCCAGGTGCGCATGCCGATCGGCGAGACGTTCTGGGCGCACCGCTGGGGCATGCTGGTGGACCGCTACGGCAAGCCGTGGATGGTCAACTGCATGAAACAGCCGTGA
- a CDS encoding VOC family protein — protein MTDSPQMIFVNLPVRDLEASRAFFAALGYSFNPAFSDDKAACMVVSDSIFVMLLTEPFFAGFTNKPISDARVGTEVIVALSASSREAVDATLDKALAAGAREPQPARDYGFMYQRGFEDPDGHLWELAHMSGEPG, from the coding sequence ATGACCGATTCGCCACAGATGATCTTCGTCAACCTGCCGGTGCGCGACCTGGAGGCCTCCAGGGCCTTCTTCGCGGCACTGGGCTACAGCTTCAATCCGGCCTTCAGCGACGACAAGGCCGCCTGCATGGTGGTCAGCGACAGCATCTTCGTGATGTTGCTGACCGAGCCGTTCTTCGCCGGCTTCACCAACAAGCCGATCAGCGACGCGCGCGTCGGCACCGAAGTCATCGTCGCCTTGTCGGCGTCCAGCCGCGAGGCGGTCGACGCCACGCTGGACAAGGCGCTGGCCGCCGGCGCGCGCGAACCGCAGCCGGCGCGCGACTACGGCTTCATGTACCAGCGCGGGTTCGAGGACCCCGACGGCCACCTGTGGGAGCTCGCGCACATGAGCGGCGAGCCGGGCTGA
- a CDS encoding sigma-70 family RNA polymerase sigma factor codes for MDIALTQRLEAVWRMEAPGLIARVTRLLGGDVGRAEELVQDTWLAALERWPAQGIPDNPGAWLMTTARNRAIDVLRQHQRIAGQHAQWGEALEPQPLPAPDDSDALEDDIGDDLLRLMFVACHPLLPADARVALTLRLLGGLSTEEIARAFLLPEPTIAQRIVRAKRTLAQKRVPFEVPRQAALPQRLASVLEVIYLVFNEGYAASAGDDWMRPALCEEALRLGRVLAHRLPAWPQVHGLLALMELQASRSAARVGADGSPVLLPDQDRARWDWLQIARGQAALQRAQALGGGDDAYVLQAAIAECHACARHAEDTDWARLAALYARLAQLHPSPVVELNRAVAVARAQGAAAAWALLLPLREDPRLRDYAPLAAACGDVLQRLGRTDEARAAFAQAAALSANAREKQALLARAAAL; via the coding sequence ATGGACATCGCACTCACGCAGCGCCTGGAAGCGGTCTGGCGCATGGAAGCGCCGGGCCTGATCGCCCGGGTTACCCGGCTGCTCGGCGGCGACGTCGGCCGCGCCGAGGAACTGGTGCAGGACACCTGGCTGGCCGCGCTGGAGCGCTGGCCCGCGCAGGGCATTCCCGACAACCCCGGAGCGTGGCTGATGACCACCGCGCGCAATCGTGCCATCGACGTGCTGCGCCAGCACCAGCGGATCGCCGGCCAGCACGCGCAATGGGGCGAGGCCCTGGAACCGCAGCCGCTGCCGGCGCCGGACGACAGCGATGCGCTGGAGGACGACATCGGCGACGACCTGCTGCGGCTGATGTTCGTGGCCTGCCATCCGTTGCTGCCGGCCGACGCGCGGGTCGCGCTGACCCTGCGCCTGCTCGGCGGCCTGAGCACGGAGGAGATCGCCCGCGCCTTCCTGCTGCCGGAGCCGACCATCGCCCAGCGCATCGTCCGCGCCAAGCGCACGCTGGCGCAGAAGCGGGTGCCGTTCGAGGTGCCGCGGCAGGCGGCGCTGCCGCAGCGCCTGGCCTCGGTGCTGGAAGTGATCTACCTGGTGTTCAACGAAGGCTACGCGGCCAGCGCCGGCGACGACTGGATGCGCCCGGCATTGTGCGAGGAAGCGCTGCGGCTGGGCCGGGTACTGGCGCATCGGCTGCCGGCGTGGCCGCAGGTGCACGGGCTGCTGGCGCTGATGGAACTGCAGGCCTCGCGCAGCGCGGCGCGGGTGGGCGCCGACGGCAGCCCGGTGCTGTTGCCCGACCAGGACCGCGCGCGCTGGGACTGGCTGCAGATCGCGCGCGGCCAGGCCGCGCTGCAGCGCGCGCAGGCGCTGGGCGGTGGCGACGACGCCTACGTGCTGCAGGCGGCCATCGCCGAATGCCATGCATGCGCGCGGCACGCCGAGGACACCGACTGGGCGCGGCTGGCGGCGCTGTACGCGCGGCTGGCGCAGTTGCATCCCTCGCCGGTGGTGGAACTCAACCGCGCGGTCGCGGTCGCGCGCGCGCAGGGCGCGGCGGCGGCCTGGGCGCTGCTGCTGCCGCTGCGCGAGGACCCGCGGCTGCGCGACTACGCGCCGCTGGCGGCGGCCTGCGGCGACGTGCTGCAGCGCCTGGGCCGCACCGACGAGGCCCGCGCGGCGTTCGCGCAGGCGGCCGCGCTCAGCGCCAACGCGCGCGAGAAGCAGGCGCTGCTGGCGCGGGCCGCGGCGCTGTAG
- a CDS encoding serine hydrolase, translated as MKSMSMGCGLLLAMSVTAQAQAPAAAQATLPPALQDLDARVERVRKQFDVPGIAIAIVKDGQVVLERGYGVRELGKPEPVDAQTLFAIASNTKAFTAAALSILADEGRLKLDDRVIEHLPWFQMADPYVTREMRVRDLLSHRSGLSLGAGDLLFWPATSYSNEEVVRRLAQVPLKGGFRDRYAYDNILYAVAQKVIEQVSGQSYAEFVRQRIFVPVGMRGARINSDHLQPGDRAAVGHAKFDFRELRTVPPLTWSNNAGAGGIYASVHDMAKWMQVQLDGGRLPSADGQERHLFSAQRQQEMWQVITPIAIAEPSVPELLPARPNFAGYGEGWSLSDYRGNKLVWHTGGWPGMVSRLTLVPERKLGVIVLTNQEVGAAFNALTLQVLDAYLGAPPTDWTAAYAAAVAKADANADEDWRKHLAARDAKSKPSLPLAGYAGTYRDPWYGDVAIAQRGKQLELRFGKTAQLVGTLEHWQHDTFIVRWRDRSLNADAFVNFALTPDGKVREVRMEAISPLTDFSFDFQDLVLTPVADAP; from the coding sequence TTGAAGAGCATGTCGATGGGCTGCGGGCTGCTGTTGGCGATGAGCGTCACCGCACAGGCGCAGGCGCCCGCCGCGGCGCAGGCCACGCTGCCGCCGGCGCTGCAGGACCTGGACGCGCGGGTGGAGCGCGTGCGCAAGCAGTTCGACGTGCCCGGCATCGCCATCGCCATCGTCAAGGACGGGCAGGTGGTGCTGGAGCGCGGCTACGGCGTGCGCGAGCTCGGCAAGCCGGAGCCGGTGGACGCGCAGACCCTGTTCGCGATCGCCTCCAACACCAAGGCGTTCACCGCCGCCGCGCTGTCGATCCTGGCCGACGAGGGCAGGCTGAAACTCGACGACCGGGTGATCGAGCACCTGCCGTGGTTCCAGATGGCCGATCCGTACGTGACCCGCGAGATGCGCGTGCGCGACCTGCTCAGCCACCGCAGCGGGCTGAGCCTGGGCGCCGGCGACCTGCTGTTCTGGCCGGCCACCAGCTACAGCAACGAGGAGGTGGTGCGGCGCCTGGCGCAGGTGCCGCTGAAGGGCGGCTTCCGCGACCGCTACGCCTACGACAACATCCTGTACGCGGTGGCGCAGAAGGTGATCGAGCAGGTCTCGGGCCAGTCCTATGCCGAGTTCGTGCGCCAGCGCATCTTCGTGCCGGTGGGCATGCGCGGCGCGCGCATCAACAGCGACCACCTGCAGCCCGGCGACCGCGCCGCGGTCGGCCACGCCAAGTTCGATTTCCGCGAGCTGCGCACGGTGCCGCCGCTGACCTGGTCGAACAATGCCGGCGCCGGCGGCATCTACGCCAGCGTGCACGACATGGCCAAGTGGATGCAGGTGCAGCTCGACGGCGGGCGCCTGCCGTCCGCCGACGGCCAGGAGCGGCACCTGTTCAGCGCGCAGCGGCAGCAGGAGATGTGGCAGGTGATCACGCCGATCGCCATCGCCGAGCCGAGCGTGCCGGAACTGCTGCCGGCCAGGCCGAACTTCGCCGGCTACGGCGAGGGCTGGAGCCTGAGCGACTACCGCGGCAACAAGCTGGTCTGGCACACCGGCGGCTGGCCCGGCATGGTGTCGCGGCTGACCCTGGTGCCGGAGCGCAAGCTTGGCGTGATCGTGCTGACCAACCAGGAAGTGGGCGCGGCGTTCAACGCGCTCACCCTGCAGGTGCTCGACGCCTACCTCGGCGCGCCGCCCACCGACTGGACCGCCGCCTATGCGGCCGCGGTGGCCAAGGCCGATGCGAACGCCGACGAGGACTGGCGCAAGCACCTGGCCGCGCGCGACGCCAAGTCCAAACCGTCGCTGCCGTTGGCCGGTTATGCCGGTACCTATCGCGATCCGTGGTACGGCGACGTGGCCATCGCGCAGCGCGGCAAGCAGCTGGAACTGCGCTTCGGCAAGACCGCGCAACTGGTCGGCACGCTGGAGCACTGGCAGCACGACACCTTCATCGTGCGCTGGCGCGACCGCTCGCTCAACGCCGACGCCTTCGTCAACTTCGCGCTGACCCCCGACGGCAAGGTGCGCGAGGTGCGCATGGAGGCGATCTCGCCGCTGACCGATTTCAGTTTCGATTTCCAGGATCTGGTGTTGACCCCGGTCGCCGACGCGCCGTGA
- a CDS encoding VOC family protein codes for MSAAMPMLSHVHLGVNDFPAAFAFYAPLLQVLGLQLKFRDDMRGWAGWTAPDAPRPLLLIGRAWDGQAATPGNGQMLALQAASRAQVDRCHALALAQGARCEGVPGLRAHYHPDYYGAYFRDLDGNKLCVCCHRAE; via the coding sequence GTGAGCGCGGCCATGCCGATGCTCTCGCACGTGCATCTGGGTGTGAACGATTTCCCGGCCGCGTTCGCGTTCTACGCGCCGCTGCTGCAGGTGCTGGGGCTGCAGCTGAAGTTCCGTGACGACATGCGTGGCTGGGCTGGCTGGACGGCGCCGGACGCACCGCGGCCGCTGCTGCTGATTGGCCGTGCCTGGGATGGGCAGGCGGCGACGCCAGGCAACGGGCAGATGCTCGCGCTGCAGGCGGCGAGCAGGGCACAGGTGGACCGCTGCCACGCGCTGGCGCTAGCCCAGGGCGCACGCTGCGAAGGCGTGCCTGGGCTGCGCGCGCACTACCATCCGGACTACTACGGCGCGTACTTCCGCGACCTGGACGGCAACAAGCTGTGCGTGTGCTGCCACCGCGCGGAGTGA
- a CDS encoding LacI family DNA-binding transcriptional regulator, which yields MSKRATPGLRIEDVAARAGVSMKTVSRVINGEPNVREQTRRKVEQTMQRLGYQPNPSARSLAGQRSYAVALAYDNPSYYQMEIQNGVLAACRAQRYTLMLAPVDRSRADHADTLVALARHQHIDGLLLIPPLTDDTPLLRRLDAEGIPLACISPRRQRDWPGVRLEERRAARELVDELVRLGHRRIAHIRGLPGHGASQWRLAGYRDALAAAGIAYDPRLVVPGRFDFTSGVEAAERLLGQRQRPSAVFAANDEMAAGVLRSASLRGLRVPADLSVCGFDDTLVAQQVSPALSTVQQPLQQMGRRALELLLERLRAPQPPACETLPHRLLLRDSLGAPSTGR from the coding sequence GTGAGCAAGCGCGCCACGCCGGGCCTGCGTATCGAGGACGTGGCCGCGCGCGCCGGCGTGTCGATGAAGACCGTGTCGCGGGTCATCAACGGCGAGCCCAACGTGCGCGAGCAGACCCGGCGCAAGGTCGAGCAGACCATGCAGCGGCTGGGCTACCAGCCCAATCCGTCGGCGCGCAGCCTGGCCGGCCAGCGCTCCTACGCGGTGGCGCTGGCCTACGACAATCCCTCGTACTACCAGATGGAAATCCAGAACGGCGTACTCGCCGCCTGCCGCGCGCAGCGCTATACGCTGATGCTGGCGCCGGTGGACCGCAGCCGCGCCGACCACGCCGATACGCTGGTCGCGCTGGCACGGCACCAGCACATCGACGGACTGCTGCTGATCCCGCCGCTGACCGACGACACGCCGCTGCTGCGCCGGCTCGACGCCGAAGGCATCCCCCTGGCCTGCATCTCGCCGCGGCGCCAGCGCGACTGGCCCGGGGTACGGCTGGAAGAGCGCCGCGCCGCGCGCGAACTGGTCGACGAACTGGTGCGCCTCGGCCATCGCCGCATCGCCCACATCCGCGGCCTGCCCGGCCATGGCGCGAGCCAATGGCGGCTGGCCGGCTACCGCGACGCGCTGGCCGCCGCCGGCATCGCCTACGACCCGCGCCTGGTGGTGCCGGGGCGCTTCGACTTCACCTCCGGCGTCGAAGCCGCCGAGCGCCTGCTCGGGCAGCGCCAGCGCCCGAGCGCGGTGTTCGCCGCCAACGACGAGATGGCCGCCGGCGTGCTGCGCAGCGCCAGCCTGCGCGGCCTGCGCGTGCCCGCGGACCTGTCGGTGTGCGGCTTCGACGACACGCTGGTCGCGCAGCAGGTATCGCCGGCGCTGTCGACGGTGCAGCAGCCGTTGCAACAGATGGGCCGACGCGCGCTGGAACTGTTGCTGGAGCGGCTGCGCGCACCGCAGCCGCCGGCCTGCGAAACCCTGCCGCACCGCCTGCTGCTGCGCGACTCGCTGGGTGCGCCTTCGACAGGACGCTGA